CACGCCGATCAAAATATGTACCTTCCGATGACCCTGTTGAAAAGAAGTTGTATGCCAAATTGACTgctgaaaaaagaaaagcagcCAACATTGCTAAGGAGTCTGCCACAACTGCGAGAGATGATTTAGATGACGATGAAGACAGCGAGGACTTGGATAGCAGAACTAATGCGTTTGCTAAGCGGAAGGCAACGGCACCTCTGATCTCATCTATATTGCGAAATAAGAAGCAGAAGTGACATTTTCTGATGAGTTCTTTTTTGCTGCAAGGCTGTAAAGTATTCACATTTTGCATTTGCCTTGTTGGAATTTTGACTTAATATACATTTTTCCTGATTGACATTTTAACATTTGAGCACATATACTTTTACGTGTAATTGATACTAATTTCAATGAAGAATTGGTGTCGTTTGTCGGGGAACACATACTTGTGTATGCCCAATTTGTCTTGGCCATGATGTTTTTTACTGGGTGCAGATTCTTACGTATTGTGACCGCTATAGGGAATAGGAAAATATTAGCATAAATTGTTTATGCGAAGCTGTAGTGACATGACCAATGGCGTTTTTCTAGTtacatatttttactttaatgtGTTACTTTCTACCAGTTATTGCGACTTGGCTAAATTCTTCACTATTAACTGAATGTACGTTTTCGCTAcaaacacttttcttttcaaaGGATGATACTAAAATTTATGTTGTTTAGCTGTatatatatgatgtttataaaattatccTAACTATTTGGCTAGAACTTAGACATTCAGAAGagaaacgttttttttttctaccttATATTATAACATTCAACTTGCAATTCTTAAACATTTTGGATTACATACACCACTAATATATGCAAAAAATTACAAACGCGTAATTGTTTATACCAAAATGTActctaattaattaataaaactgTGCTTGCCATGTTGAGATATAAGTTTAAGTTTTTGTCTGATATATCTAAAGCGTGAATTcggttaaaattataaaatattaaagctAAATCTATCGATGGAGGAGGTAGTTATTAGGAAAGAAACGAAGAAAAAAGCAAGAACAATAATAATTCAGACAGATTCCGAATTTCTTTGTTGTCACATATCGTGCATATTTCTGCTCAGTTCCCATCCCAACCACAAAAGGCTGATTGTACGCTATTTTATAACTTCGTGAAATCAATAGGCTAACCAAAAAGCAAATATACAAACATgatacaaacaaaattaaaaaaccttCTAATGGGATCAGCAAATCAAACTTTGGCCTTCAATAGGTGAAGTGAGTCACACCCTAAATAAGACTGTGCTTTGTCATTGTAAACAAAcctatatttttcatttctgtAAGATGCAATTGCCACTGCCTCCCCATTTACTTTTTGTTCCTTATTTGAGTATCCTTATTCACAATATATTATCCAATATCAAATTAGTCTGGTAGGATGAAAGAAACTGTACCAAATTGAAGAACTCTATAACTCTCCAGTGTTcttgttaatcaatttttatccCCTCTTTGCTTCCCTTCCTCCTCACACATAGGAATTCCTCTAAACATTGTATGATCAAAAGACAGTGAGTAAGTAGTCTTACAAGTGGAAGTTGTTCTAATTGTCCTTAAAC
This sequence is a window from Vigna angularis cultivar LongXiaoDou No.4 chromosome 2, ASM1680809v1, whole genome shotgun sequence. Protein-coding genes within it:
- the LOC108321161 gene encoding uncharacterized protein LOC108321161, with protein sequence MSVKETSKKTGAPQIVKLDKALKLAELWVNNMSKDADDHRTNADLEGRPSGLGLGAKVSRRSKYVPSDDPVEKKLYAKLTAEKRKAANIAKESATTARDDLDDDEDSEDLDSRTNAFAKRKATAPLISSILRNKKQK